The segment AGGCTGAGCGAAGCGGGGCTGTTGGGCcttgagaagagaagactgagaggggagCCGATCCAGGCCTGTAAATATTGAGGCTGGGGGGCAGAGCGGCGAGGCCGGACTCTTTTCTGCAGTGCGTGAGACaggaggagggggaacggcCCGAAACTGCAGCGTGGGAAGTTGTGCACAAAGGTGCACAAGAGCTTCTttaggtgaggtgacggagcgCTGGAccgggctgcacagggaggtgctgcagtctccttctctgcagacgTTCCAGAGCCTCCTGGACACCGACTGGTGCGACCTGCTGtaggagctgctttggcagggggttgggctccgtgatctctggaggtcccttccagccccccagattctgtgattccaccGTGCAGAGCCTTACGTTAAAGGACGCCAGGGCCTCCGAAACGCTCTTCTCGATGAACTCGTCCGTGATCCTCCGTGAGGGATGCTCGTTAAACACGGAGTTCATCAGCGCGATCTTAGCGGCGCTCCTCCGCGCTTCGGCCTTGGTGGGACAGAACTGAGGGGAGAAAAAGTGCTGTCAGAACAACAGGGCTGCAGcctcacagcagcaccaggacagCACCTTCCATCCTTCCATCCCACAGAGcctttccatccatccatccatccatccttccttccttccttccttccatcccacAGAGCCTTTCTATccacccacccatccatccatccatccatccatccatccatccttccaTCCCACAGAGCCtttctatccatccatccatccatccacccatccatccatccttccaTCCCAGAGCCtttctatccatccatccatccatcctacCATCCCACAGAGCCTATTCATCCATCCACCCACCNNNNNNNNNNNNNNNNNNNNNNNNNNNNNNNNNNNNNNNNNNNNNNNNNNNNNNNNNNNNNNNNNNNNNNNNNNNNNNNNNNNNNNNNNNNNNNNNNNNNNNNNNNNNNNNNNNNNNNNNNNNNNNNNNNNNNNNNNNNNNNNNNNNNNNNNNNNNNNNNNNNNNNNNNNNNNNNNNNNNNNNNNNNNNNNNNNNNNNNNNNNNNNNNNNNNNNNNNNNNNNNNNNNNNNNNNNNNNNNNNNNNNNNNNNNNNNNNNNNNNNNNNNNNNNNNNNNNNNNNNNNNNNNNNNNNNNNNNNNNNNNNNNNNNNNNNNNNNNNNNNNNNNNNNNNNNNNNNNNNNNNNNNNNNNNNNNNNNNNNNNNNNNNNNNNNNNNNNNNNNNNNNNNNNNNNNNNNNNNNNNNNNNNNNNNNNNNNNNNNNNNNNNNNNNNNNNNNNNNNNNNNNNNNNNNNNNNNNNNNNNNNNNNNNNNNNNNNNNNNNNNNNNNNNNNNNNNNNNNNNNNNNNNNNNNNNNNNNNNNNNNNNNNNNNNNNNNNNNNNNNNNNNNNNNNNNNNNNNNNNNNNNNNNNNNNNNNNNNNNNNNNNNNNNNNNNNNNNNNNNNNNNNNNNNNNNNNNNNNNNNNNNNNNNNNNNNNNNNNNNNNNNNNNNNNNN is part of the Meleagris gallopavo isolate NT-WF06-2002-E0010 breed Aviagen turkey brand Nicholas breeding stock unplaced genomic scaffold, Turkey_5.1 ChrUn_random_7180001939285, whole genome shotgun sequence genome and harbors:
- the LOC104916751 gene encoding LIX1-like protein — protein: HLPQPSFPGAVLCSPLWPSGPIPAALCPSCSRDPRAQQLCTPCLVSEPLFCPAVNVVEALQEFWQMKQSRGADLKNGALVVYEMVPASSPPYVCYVTLPGGSCFGSFQFCPTKAEARRSAAKIALMNSVFNEHPSRRITDEFIEKSVSEALASFNVRLCTVESQNLGGWKGPPEITEPNPLPKQLLQQVAPVGVQEALERLQRRRLQHLPVQPGPALRHLT